The following coding sequences lie in one Globicephala melas chromosome 15, mGloMel1.2, whole genome shotgun sequence genomic window:
- the SPSB3 gene encoding SPRY domain-containing SOCS box protein 3 isoform X3 produces the protein MRMPGPWLWQGPPTGATTLMGSAVPVTGESFCDCDSQSEAFCGSLHAAHRGRDCRCGEEDEYFDWVWDDLNKSSATLLSCDNRKVNFHMEYSCGTAAIRGTKELGEGQHFWEIKMTSPVYGTDMMVGIGTSDVDLDKYHHTFCSLLGRDEDSWGLSYTGLLHHKGDKTSFSSRFGQGSIIGVHLDTWHGTLTFFKNRKCIGVAATKLQNKRFYPMVCSTAAKSSMKVIRSCASITSLQYLCCYRLRQLRPDSGDTLEGLPLPPGLKQVLHHKLGWVLSMSCGHRKPPTPSPMANPSSPETRRCQRKRCRRT, from the exons CGCCGTGCCTGTGACTGGGGAGTCGTTCTGCGACTGTGACAGTCAGAGTGAGGCCTTCTGCGGCAGTCTGCACGCCGCCCACCGGGGCAGGGACTGCCGCTGCGGGGAGGAGGACGAGT ATTTTGACTGGGTCTGGGATGACCTGAATAAGTCCTCGGCCACCCTGCTGAGCTGTGACAACCGGAAGGTCAACTTCCACATGGAATACAGCTGTGGCACAGCGGCCATCCGGGGTACaaaggagctgggggagggccaGCACTTCTGGGAGATCAAGATGACCTCGCCCGTCTATGGCACTGACATG ATGGTGGGCATCGGGACATCGGACGTGGACCTGGACAAGTACCACCACACGTTCTGCAGCCTGCTCGGCCGGGACGAGGACAGCTGGGGCCTCTCCTACACAG GCCTCCTCCACCACAAGGGCGACAAGACGAGCTTCTCCTCCCGGTTCGGCCAGGGCTCCATCATTGGCGTGCACCTGGACACCTGGCATGGGACGCTGACCTTTTTTAAGAACAGGAAGTGCATAG gagtgGCAGCCACCAAGCTGCAGAACAAGAGGTTCTACCCAATGGTGTGCTCCACGGCGGCCAAGAGCAGCATGAAGGTGATCCGCTCCTGTGCCAGCATCACCTCCCTGCAATACCTGTGCTGCTACCGCCTGCGCCAGCTGCGGCCTGACTCTGGGGACACGCTCGAGGGCCTGCCCCTGCCGCCCGGCCTCAAGCAGGTGCTGCACCACAAGCTGGGCTGGGTCCTGAGCATGAGCTGCGGCCACCGCAAGCCCCCCACACCCTCGCCCATGGCCAATCCCAGCAGCCCTGAGACCCGGCGCTGCCAGAGGAAGCGCTGCCGAAGGACCTAG
- the EME2 gene encoding probable crossover junction endonuclease EME2, with protein sequence MAGQPPRSGRKMPPRAAGRARRRKRRLQPPTWEISDSDIEGPAGEEAAARVRDPAEEHRAAAEVLRRLRPEQAVRRLAVLMDPDILEDAGADILMEALDALSCECRVEPERPAWSLGWSRVKPDPCSLSVPPEVWAADEQDRLLLLEPEEFLQGVVQLTQVLPVQYPGGMAARASSGDSCLGGSWLARGGGGPGASAALGKRGCAVGGLLVGAESACVCLHQGPHPASLQAVPGVWGLFLLHHRVLGSSREEWQEMAPACGGPAGSRSGSSTASARLWPMLLLLPSLPPAFCNRTECSPPREQTRNHERWCAGARHPV encoded by the exons ATGGCCGGGCAGCCTCCGCGCTCCGGCCGGAAGATGCCACCGCGCGCCGCGGGGCGAGCCCGACGCCGGAAGCGGCGG CTGCAGCCCCCGACCTGGGAGATATCGGACTCGGACATCGAGGGCCCCGCGGGCGAGGAGGCCGCCGCCAGGGTCCGAGACCCGGCGGAAGAGCACAGGGCGGCGGCCGAGGTGCTGCGGCGGCTGCGGCCCGAGCAAGCCGTGCGGCGCCTGGCGGTGCTCATGGACCCAG ACATTCTGGAAGATGCCGGTGCCGACATCCTGATGGAGGCTCTGGACGCCCTGAGCTGTGAGTGCCGCGTGGAGCCCGAACGCCCTGCATGGAGCCTCGGGTGGAGCAGAGTGAAGCCAGACCCTTGCTCCCTCAGT GTGCCTCCTGAGGTGTGGGCTGCGGATGAGCAGGAccggctgctgctgctggagcCTGAGGAGTTTCTGCAGGGCGTTGTCCAGCTGACCCAG GTCTTACCAGTCCAGTACCCAGGAGGCATGGCAGCCAGAGCGTCTAGTGGTGACTCGTGCCTAGGTGGCAGTTGGCTGGCCCGAGGTGGAGGAG GCCCTGGTGCTTCTGCAGCTCTGGGCAAACGTGGATGTGCTGTTGGTGGCCTCCTGGTAGGAGCTGAGTCAGCATGTGTGTGCCTTCACCAAGGCCCTCACCCAGCGTCCCTTCAA GCAGTCCCGGGAGTCTGGGGCCTTTTCCTTCTGCACCACCGCGTGCTGGGCAGCAGCCGAGAAGAGTGGCAAGAGATGGCACCGGCCTGCGGGGGGCCTGCTGGCAGCAGATCAGGCAGTTCAACTGCGTCAGCCCGGCTGTGGCCAATGCTGTTGttgctgccttcccttccccctgcctTCTGCAACAG GACTGAATGCAGCCCGCCCAGGGAACAGACTAGAAACCACGAGCGGTGGTGTGCGGGAGCAAGACACCCAGTATGA
- the MRPS34 gene encoding small ribosomal subunit protein mS34, whose amino-acid sequence MARKKVGPRLIAELARRVRALREQRERPRDSERYALDYETLTRPHSGRKLPARAWADVRRESRLLQLLGRLPLFGLGRLVTRKSWLWQHDEPCYWRLTRVRPDYTAQNLDHGKAWGVLTFKGKTESEAREIEQVMYHDWRLVPKHEEEAFTAFTPAPEDTLRTVPYPPLLRAMILAERQRNGDTSTEEPMLNLKRIRIDPWDYPENQESKRKTKGTAV is encoded by the exons ATGGCGCGGAAGAAGGTGGGGCCGCGGCTGATCGCCGAGCTGGCCCGCCGCGTGCGGGCCCTGCGCGAGCAGCGGGAGCGGCCGCGCGATTCGGAGCGCTACGCCCTGGACTACGAGACGCTGACGCGGCCGCACTCGGGCCGCAAGCTGCCCGCGCGAGCCTGGGCCGATGTGCGCCGCGAGAGCCGCCTCCTGCAGTTGCTTGGCCGCCTcccgctcttcggcctgggccgcCTTGTCACGCGCAAGTCCTGGCTGTGGCAGCACGACGAGCCGTGCTACTGGCGCCTCACGCGGGTCCGGCCCGACTACACGGCGCAG AACTTGGACCATGGGAAGGCCTGGGGCGTCCTGACCTTCAAAG GAAAGACGGAGAGTGAGGCTCGGGAGATAGAACAGGTCATGTACCACGACTGGCGGCTGGTGCCCAAGCACGAGGAGGAAGCCTTCACCGCTTTCACGCCGGCGCCGGAGGACACTCTGCGCACTGTGCCCTACCCGCCGCTCCTCCGCGCAATGATTCTAGCAGAGCGACAGAGAAATGGAGACACCAGCACGGAGGAGCCCATGCTCAATCTGAAGAGGATACGCATTGATCCCTGGGACTATCCTGAGAACCAGGAGTCGAAGAGAAAGACCAAGGGCACTGCAGTCTAA
- the NME3 gene encoding nucleoside diphosphate kinase 3 — protein sequence MICLVLTIFANLFPAAYTGVHERTFLAVKPDGVQRRLVGEIVRRFERKGFKLVALKLVLASEELLRQHYAELRDRPFYGRLVKYMGSGPVVAMVWQGLDVVRASRALIGATNPADATPGTIRGDFCIEVGKNVIHGSDSVESARREIALWFRADELLCWEDSAGHWLYE from the exons ATGATCTGCCTGGTGCTGACCATCTTCGCCAACCTCTTCCCGGCGG CGTACACCGGCGTGCACGAGCGCACTTTCCTGGCCGTGAAGCCTGACGGCGTGCAGCGGCGGCTCGTGGGCGAGATCGTTCGGCGCTTCGAGAGGAAGGGCTTCAAGCTGGTGGCGCTGAAGCTGGTGCTG gcctccgAGGAGCTGCTGCGCCAGCACTACGCCGAGCTGCGTGACCGCCCTTTCTACGGGCGCCTGGTCAAGTACATGGGCTCCGGGCCGGTGGTGGCCATG GTATGGCAGGGTCTGGACGTTGTGCGCGCTTCGCGGGCGCTCATCGGGGCCACGAACCCGGCCGACGCCACGCCCGGTACCATCCGTGGCGATTTCTGCATCGAGGTCGGCAA GAACGTGATTCACGGCAGCGACTCGGTGGAGAGCGCCCGCCGCGAGATAGCGCTCTGGTTCCGCGCAGACGAGCTTCTGTGCTGGGAGGACAGCGCCGGGCACTGGCTGTACGAGTAG